A genomic region of Mesorhizobium sp. NZP2077 contains the following coding sequences:
- a CDS encoding thermonuclease family protein has product MLERCARLMGWHARLAIGSLEFVVGIVLIMQAKASLSLDRPVPAPSLEIADRQEAPADAAIADGQSRGPARRIAESLIAPPPVDASEIERVEARPPLGELGLAVRPRTPMPKDWRETLLYRPIATSSATFESMGWKVVISGAQDIDVDQTCSFRDEAWPCGQRARAAFNAWLRGRALTCFLPPDVERFAIAAPCRLGKQDVGAWLVANGWAMALPGGIYSKAEAIARSAGMGVFGPPR; this is encoded by the coding sequence TTGCTCGAACGCTGCGCTCGCCTGATGGGCTGGCATGCCCGCCTCGCGATCGGGAGCCTCGAGTTCGTGGTCGGAATTGTCCTGATCATGCAGGCCAAGGCCTCGCTTTCTCTCGACCGGCCCGTCCCTGCGCCGTCCCTGGAAATTGCCGACAGGCAAGAGGCCCCGGCGGACGCGGCCATCGCCGACGGACAATCTCGGGGACCGGCACGGCGGATTGCCGAGAGCCTTATCGCCCCGCCGCCGGTTGATGCATCGGAAATCGAGCGGGTCGAAGCCCGGCCGCCGCTCGGAGAACTCGGCCTCGCCGTCCGCCCACGGACACCCATGCCGAAAGACTGGCGCGAAACCCTGCTCTACCGTCCGATTGCAACGTCGTCGGCGACGTTCGAGTCGATGGGGTGGAAGGTGGTCATCAGCGGGGCTCAGGACATCGACGTGGACCAGACCTGTTCGTTTCGCGACGAGGCCTGGCCCTGCGGCCAGCGGGCCCGCGCAGCCTTCAATGCCTGGCTGCGAGGGCGCGCGCTGACCTGTTTTCTGCCGCCGGATGTCGAGCGCTTCGCCATCGCCGCACCGTGCCGGCTGGGCAAGCAGGATGTCGGCGCCTGGCTCGTCGCCAATGGCTGGGCCATGGCGCTGCCAGGCGGCATCTATAGCAAGGCGGAAGCAATTGCCAGGAGTGCCGGGATGGGTGTCTTCGGGCCGCCGCGATAG
- a CDS encoding GGDEF domain-containing protein, which translates to MTRPMATTTAQPWKRIAWLTLLGTAGSLGLSLGLNYLLLFSDALTPFARSMISAGLLPVIIGLPLFALIGWNRAEIRRYQQELNRSGTYDSLTGCLNGPVFTSMIERRAARRSGPGPRSGAFLVIHPEHLRSINMRFGLEWGDEALRLIVSTIQSSVREEDLIGRIGASMFGVFLAGATEAEAEEIGERIRTRIAQVYFAPKGTEDVLSIKVGGVMLENEMEFSDMFRSAEQHLSDAQDEAGFELTHLNS; encoded by the coding sequence ATGACAAGACCAATGGCGACCACCACTGCCCAGCCCTGGAAGCGCATCGCGTGGCTGACATTGCTGGGAACCGCGGGGAGCCTCGGCCTTTCCCTTGGCCTCAACTACCTGCTCCTGTTCAGCGACGCGCTGACGCCGTTCGCCCGCAGCATGATCAGCGCGGGGCTGCTGCCGGTGATCATCGGCTTGCCGCTTTTCGCGCTGATCGGCTGGAATCGGGCCGAAATCCGCCGTTACCAGCAGGAACTCAACAGGTCCGGGACATATGACAGCTTGACGGGGTGCCTGAACGGGCCGGTCTTCACGTCGATGATCGAACGACGGGCAGCCAGGCGATCAGGGCCAGGACCACGCTCCGGGGCCTTCCTGGTCATTCATCCGGAACACCTTCGGTCCATCAACATGCGCTTTGGCCTTGAATGGGGCGACGAGGCCTTGCGGCTCATCGTCTCGACCATCCAGTCGTCGGTGCGCGAGGAGGACCTGATCGGACGCATCGGCGCCTCGATGTTCGGGGTTTTCCTCGCGGGCGCGACCGAAGCGGAGGCTGAGGAAATCGGCGAACGTATCCGCACACGTATCGCACAAGTCTATTTCGCGCCAAAAGGAACCGAAGATGTCCTAAGCATCAAGGTCGGCGGTGTCATGCTGGAGAACGAGATGGAGTTCTCGGACATGTTCCGGTCCGCCGAACAGCACCTGTCCGACGCGCAGGATGAAGCCGGGTTTGAACTGACGCATCTAAACAGTTGA
- a CDS encoding type II toxin-antitoxin system HicA family toxin, protein MESLLIAVGCTVIEGNGSRVRFAFKDHIASFHRPHPAKEAKRYQVKDARDFLSQIGVKP, encoded by the coding sequence ATTGAGAGCCTTCTGATTGCTGTCGGATGCACCGTTATCGAGGGCAACGGCTCACGCGTCCGGTTTGCCTTCAAAGACCATATCGCCAGCTTCCACCGCCCTCATCCGGCAAAGGAGGCAAAGCGCTACCAGGTCAAGGACGCCAGAGACTTCCTCTCGCAAATAGGAGTAAAGCCATGA
- a CDS encoding type II toxin-antitoxin system HicB family antitoxin, whose product MKVLAYKGYAARIEFDAEDEIFTGKIAGIRDVVGFHADTVADLKAAFHEAVDDYVETCKKVGKEPQKPYSGNLMLRVDPRVHTAIAIAAELAGKSLNQWGEEALAKAADANDNYA is encoded by the coding sequence ATGAAAGTCTTGGCTTATAAGGGATACGCCGCACGGATCGAGTTCGATGCCGAAGATGAAATCTTCACCGGCAAGATCGCCGGCATCCGCGATGTGGTTGGCTTTCACGCTGACACCGTTGCCGATCTAAAGGCAGCCTTCCATGAAGCTGTGGACGACTATGTGGAGACCTGCAAGAAGGTCGGCAAAGAGCCTCAGAAGCCCTATTCCGGCAATCTGATGCTGCGTGTTGACCCTCGGGTTCATACTGCGATCGCCATAGCTGCCGAGTTGGCCGGCAAGAGCCTCAACCAATGGGGCGAGGAAGCCCTGGCAAAGGCCGCCGACGCCAACGACAACTATGCATAG
- a CDS encoding site-specific integrase has translation MPIKLVRRPKSPNWIMRGSFRGQSIEETTGTPDRQAAEAIRVKREDELLTESIYGKKATVTFAVAALDYLEHGGGEARFLRPLVDHFRTTMLRDIEQHALDVAAKKLYPKAGPATLNRQVYTPMAAILRHAARKGWCAVPTLARPKQPKGKLRWMTPAEADRLIDACAPHLRPLVVFMIYTGARAGEALWLDWSNVDLDKLQVTFSKTKNGVPRSVPLHPRVIMELSKSSPRKGPVFLTHKDVPYGRPDPAKEADTSAGTRIGGAFFGACKRAGLGWTLPGKDGKPVFKTDITPHICRHTWASWHYQENRDLERLQQLGGWKILAMAMRYAHTNVEKHADSINALPWGKSGDKTSEKSKKVA, from the coding sequence GTGCCCATCAAACTCGTCCGACGCCCCAAATCACCAAACTGGATCATGCGCGGCTCCTTCCGGGGACAGAGCATTGAAGAAACTACAGGCACTCCTGACAGGCAAGCCGCCGAAGCCATCCGGGTCAAAAGGGAAGACGAACTCCTGACGGAGAGTATCTACGGCAAAAAAGCGACCGTCACCTTTGCAGTCGCCGCGCTCGACTATCTGGAACATGGCGGCGGGGAAGCCCGGTTCCTTAGACCGCTTGTCGATCACTTCCGCACAACCATGCTTCGGGATATCGAACAGCATGCCTTAGATGTTGCCGCGAAGAAGCTCTATCCGAAGGCGGGACCGGCCACGCTCAACCGGCAAGTCTACACGCCAATGGCGGCTATTCTTCGACATGCCGCCCGAAAAGGATGGTGCGCTGTTCCCACCTTGGCGCGTCCGAAGCAGCCGAAAGGTAAGCTGCGGTGGATGACGCCCGCCGAAGCCGACCGGCTCATTGACGCATGCGCGCCCCACCTTCGCCCGCTAGTTGTCTTTATGATCTACACGGGCGCACGGGCGGGCGAAGCCCTATGGCTAGATTGGTCCAATGTCGATCTAGACAAGCTACAGGTGACTTTCTCAAAGACGAAGAACGGGGTACCGCGTAGCGTCCCTCTGCATCCCCGCGTTATAATGGAATTGTCGAAATCCAGTCCCCGCAAGGGGCCGGTCTTTCTAACCCACAAGGACGTGCCGTACGGACGCCCCGACCCCGCCAAGGAGGCGGACACGTCCGCAGGCACACGCATTGGCGGTGCCTTCTTCGGAGCGTGCAAGCGAGCCGGTCTTGGTTGGACGCTCCCCGGCAAGGACGGGAAGCCGGTCTTCAAAACGGATATCACTCCCCACATATGCCGCCACACATGGGCCTCATGGCACTACCAGGAGAACCGGGATTTAGAGAGGCTACAACAGCTTGGTGGATGGAAAATCCTCGCAATGGCGATGCGCTACGCTCATACCAACGTGGAAAAGCACGCCGATAGCATCAACGCACTGCCTTGGGGAAAATCCGGGGACAAGACAAGCGAGAAATCGAAAAAGGTCGCATAA
- a CDS encoding Arc family DNA-binding protein has product MTKTAPDMKLRISAALRRQIEEAAKRNNRTMNGEIVSRLEKSFLSVGEREPVEHQLHDHEKRIHDLEDLASELNDRVWELSGTKSDKRTKG; this is encoded by the coding sequence ATGACCAAAACAGCCCCCGACATGAAACTTCGCATTTCAGCAGCCCTCAGACGACAAATCGAGGAGGCGGCAAAGCGAAACAATCGAACCATGAATGGCGAGATCGTCTCTAGGCTCGAAAAGAGCTTCTTAAGCGTGGGCGAACGGGAGCCGGTTGAGCACCAGCTTCATGACCACGAAAAGCGTATTCACGACCTTGAGGACCTGGCCAGCGAACTGAACGATAGGGTTTGGGAGTTGTCGGGAACAAAAAGCGACAAACGCACAAAAGGCTGA
- a CDS encoding helix-turn-helix transcriptional regulator translates to MDDLRKRFGRLVMTHRKRAGHTQEQLADRAGVSIDTISKIEVGATGARFPMIEKIAAALQVDPAELFSPEIPSGALRRGPLLELTTRLAALSESDLQWINGVVEAALRNKG, encoded by the coding sequence ATGGACGACCTACGGAAGCGGTTCGGGCGGCTCGTAATGACGCACCGCAAGCGCGCCGGACATACCCAAGAGCAACTGGCCGACCGAGCTGGTGTCAGCATCGACACCATCTCCAAGATCGAGGTTGGGGCAACAGGCGCGCGCTTCCCGATGATTGAAAAGATCGCGGCGGCTCTTCAGGTCGATCCTGCCGAGTTGTTCAGCCCAGAAATCCCCTCCGGGGCATTGCGTCGCGGCCCGCTGTTAGAGTTGACAACTCGTCTGGCTGCTCTGTCCGAAAGTGACCTTCAATGGATAAACGGCGTGGTTGAGGCGGCGCTACGAAACAAAGGTTGA